The Methanobacteriaceae archaeon genome has a window encoding:
- a CDS encoding NOG1 family protein has translation MMIPTIPTPQELLDKGFSRGKKQADLLRGQKIPKHLKGKRIEERRVVTSCQVIKDKLKSILDAVPEIESLHPFYQDYIDITVGVDDMKQALGALNWAFGIITQLEKEYGAKIRKNPSERATSIQKQAYGRIASVVNKIEKDLDFLDFAKQNLRNMPTIDFDATTIVIAGFPNVGKSTLLRQITGADPQVANYPFTTKGIQIGHTERHWKSIQIIDTPGLLDRPVLDMNDIEMNAIVALEHLADAILFIFDASETCGFHLENQYNLLKQIEKIFSEIPVVYLFNKMDLIEDTEYLNEYIDDEENSIFISAIEGEGIDKINKKFDKIKKIDRSVKEDEDDDEYY, from the coding sequence ATGATGATTCCAACAATACCTACACCACAAGAATTACTTGATAAAGGATTTAGTAGGGGTAAAAAACAGGCAGACCTATTGAGAGGTCAAAAAATACCTAAACACTTAAAAGGTAAAAGAATTGAAGAAAGAAGAGTAGTAACCTCATGTCAGGTTATTAAAGATAAATTAAAATCCATTTTGGATGCAGTTCCGGAAATTGAAAGTCTCCACCCATTCTATCAAGACTACATTGATATTACAGTTGGTGTAGATGATATGAAACAGGCATTAGGTGCTCTTAACTGGGCATTTGGTATTATTACCCAGCTTGAAAAAGAATACGGAGCAAAAATTAGAAAAAATCCATCTGAAAGAGCAACCAGCATTCAAAAACAGGCATATGGAAGAATTGCATCTGTTGTAAATAAAATCGAAAAGGATTTAGATTTCCTCGATTTTGCAAAACAAAACTTAAGAAACATGCCAACAATTGATTTTGATGCAACAACTATTGTAATTGCAGGATTCCCGAATGTAGGTAAATCAACATTACTTAGACAAATTACCGGAGCAGATCCTCAAGTTGCAAACTATCCATTTACAACAAAAGGTATTCAAATCGGACATACTGAAAGACACTGGAAAAGCATACAGATTATCGACACTCCAGGTTTACTTGACAGACCTGTTTTAGATATGAATGATATTGAAATGAATGCGATTGTAGCTTTAGAACACTTGGCTGATGCAATTTTATTTATTTTTGATGCTTCAGAAACCTGTGGATTCCACTTGGAAAACCAATACAATCTCTTAAAACAAATCGAAAAGATCTTTTCAGAAATTCCAGTTGTTTACTTATTTAACAAAATGGACTTAATTGAAGATACTGAATATCTTAACGAATACATTGACGATGAAGAAAATTCCATTTTCATATCTGCAATTGAAGGAGAAGGTATTGACAAAATCAATAAAAAATTCGATAAAATTAAAAAAATAGACCGTAGCGTTAAAGAAGATGAAGATGACGACGAATATTATTAA